Within Alphaproteobacteria bacterium, the genomic segment TTAAAGAAGCAAGCTGGGCAGCATCGGCTAAATTTTCTTCTGAAATTCCTGCAACAGGTAAAAAAGCAGAGGCTAATCTATTCCCAAGCGTAATCGTCCCTGTTTTATCAAGCAACAATGTATCAACATCTCCTGCAGCTTCGACAGCACGACCTGATGTTGCAATAACATTAAATTTTATTAAACGATCCATACCCGCAATACCAATTGCTGATAATAAGGATCCAATCGTCGTTGGAATTAACGTAATAAAAAGAGCAAAAATAACTAAAACAGATATTTCACCCTGAGCATAAATTACAAAAAATGGTAAGGTCACACATACAATTGTAAAAATAAGTGTCATGCCAGAAAGAAGAATATTAAGAGCAATTTCATTTGGGGTTTTTTGTCGTTTTGCACCTTCAACCATACTAATCATCTGATCTAAAAAAGTTGTACCTGGATTACGTGTAATACGTATTTTAATCCAATCAGATAAAACACGCGTCCCGCCTGTAACAGCTGATCTGTCCCCGCCACTTTCCCGAATAACAGGTGCCGATTCCCCAGTGATAGCCGATTCATCAACTGAGGCAACACCCGATAAAATTTCACCATCACTGGGAATAAAATCGCCCGCATCAACCCGAACAATATCCCCAACCCTAAGATCTAAAGCAGGAATTGTTGTGTAAATATCATCCTCAAGATTGGTTAATTTTTTGGCATTAATTTGCGTGCGTGCTTGTCTTAAACTATCGGCTTGTGCTTTACCCCGGCCTTCTGCAATCGCTTCTGCAAAATTTGCGCATAATACTGTAACCCATAACCAGAAAATTAATTGAAGTTCAAAAGAAATATGTGCATATCCACCAACGATATCTTTGATACAAAGAATTGTTGCAACAAACGCCATAATTTCAACAATAAATATGATTGGATTACGCCATAATGTAAAAGGATTAAGCTTATAAAACATTCCAGCTAAAGCTTGAAAAAATATTTTTTTATTCAACAATAAATTGTGAGAATGTGAAGACATGAAATTTCTTTCGATTTCTATTAAATATTAGAAATTTTTATGATTTAACATCATTAAATGATCTGTAATAGGCCCCAAAGTTAAAGCAGGTAAATAAGTTAATCCACCAACGATAAGAATAATTCCAATTAATAATCCAATAAAAAGAGGTTGATCTGTCTGTAATGTACCGGATGATGATTGATTTCTTTTCTTTTTTGCCAAAGAACCCGCAATTGATAACATTGGAATAATTACTGTATATCTTCCCAAAAACATAGCTATCCCACCCAAAATATTATAAAAATCTGAATTGCTGGATATTCCTGTAAACGCACTTCCATTATTGTTAACACTAGACGTAAAAAGATAAAGAATTTCGCTGAACCCATGGGGTCCTTTATTATAAATTGCAGCTAATCCCTGAGAGGTGACAGAAGCCAATGCTGTAAAACATAGAAGTATTAAAGAACTTACCAGCAAAGCTAGAATTGTCATTTTCATTTCTTTGGCTTCAATTTTTTTACCAATATATTCTGGCGTTCTTCCTATCATTAAACCAGCTACAAAAACTGATAAAACGACAAACAATATCATGCCATAAAATCCTGACCCAACACCTCCAAAAATGACTTCACCCACCAACATATTTACAAACAATATGAAGCCGGTTAGGGGCATAAAACTTGTATGAAGAGAATTGGTGGCTCCGGTTGATGTTGCGGTTGTTGCGGTTGAAAAAAGGGTGGAGCCCAAAATGCCAAAACGAACTTCTTTTCCTTCCATATTACTGTGCATATTTTTTGATGGGATATTATGCTGATCTAAAAAATCCTTAACAATAGGATTAGGTTGAATTTCGGCACTATAGTTTAAAGCAAAAGAACCCAAAAATAATATACCCATAGTTATAAATATTACCCAACCTTGCTTTTGGTTTCCTGTCATGCGCCCAAACACATTAGTCAACGCAGCCCCCAAAACAACCATAAGAATAAGCTCTAGAAAATTAGTTAAAGCATTAGGATTTTCATAAGGATGAGCAGAATTTACGTTAAAAAATCCCCCTCCATTCGTCCCTAACATTTTAATTGCAAGCTGGGAGGCAACTGGGCCTTGGGAAATAATTTGTTGTGAATTTTCTAAAGTGGTCACTTCAACTGCTGGAAGAAAATTCTGAGGAACACCCTGGGTAATGAAAATGAAAGCCATCATAAAGCTTATCGGTAAAAGCACATATAAAATACAACGCGTTAAATCAACCCAAAAATTTCCTATCGTCGAAGATAATTCCTGAGAAAATCCACGAATTAAAGCAATGGCAACTGTAATACCCGTCGCCGCAGATAAAAAATTTTGTACAGTCAATCCAACCATTTGGGAGAAATAACTAAGTTCTTTTTCACCTACATAATTTTGCCAATTTGTATTGGTAATGAAACTCAAAGCTGTATTAAAAGCAAGCGATGCATTTAAAGCAGGAAGATGGTGCAGATTATAAGGTAATAAATCTTGAAACCTTAAAATTGAAAATAAAGTTAAGAATCCTATCAAGTTAAAAATAATTAAAGAAAATGCATAAATTAACCAATGTTGATTTTGTTTAGGATCAATGCCAATCAACCGATATATTATTTTCTCAATAGGGTTAAGAATAAAACTAAAAATAGTGGTCTGACCTGAAAATACCTGGGTCATGTAATATCCCAAGGGTTTGGTCAAAAAGATTATAATCAAAAAGAAAAAAATAACTTGGATAATATCATTCATAATCATGATATGATTTTTATTTTGAAATTTTTATGAGAAGAGTTAAAATTTTTCTGGCCATATAAGAGTAATCGTAATAAAAATTAAAACAAATACAGCAAACAGCCCACCTAAAATAAAATCAAAGCCCATGTTATACATAACTCTTAAAGTTTTGAACAAAAATCCGCATAAATAGCCATACTAAAAAAAAGTATAACAGCCAATGTTAATAATATAATATCCATAAATATTGATTTCTATAGTGCCCAACTTTTGAAACTATTCTTAAACTATACAGCAAAAATAAAAATATACAAAGAAAATTATTTTGTACGTTTTAACATTTTTATGAAATCTTTATATCTAATTAATTTAACAAGTAAGGCAAATCCTATAAATAAAACAAAACCTGTCATAATTAAAATACAAAGATATAAAATTTTACCCAATAATCCTATTTGATTATCTAATACAAAAACATAACCCACAAACCAAAGACCTAAGCCCATGATCGTACCACACGCCAATAATTTTGGTAACGACCAAATAAATTGTTTGTCAACAATCCAATAACGGTGTTTGATAGATTGATAAATTAGTAAAATGACATTAATTAAAGATGCCAATGATGTTGCCAAAGCTATACCAATAAATCCAATAAAATGATAAAATATTAAACTAAATAAAATATTACTTATCAAACTTATCATTGCAAAACGAAAGGGTGTTTTCGTATCATGGCGCGCAAAAAAAAGTGGGGTTAATACTTTAACCAATACATAAGCTGGTAAACCAATTGAATAAGCCATTAAGGCTAAAGATGTAGATTCTGTTGCAAGCGTGCTAAAAGCACCTCGTTCAAAAAGAACATAAATGATTTGGTGGGGAATAACAAGAAAAGCAATGGCAGCAGGGACTGTAAAAATTAAAGCCATTTCAACAGATCTATTCAATGTCGTCATTGCCTTTTCTATACGCTGGGCAGCAAGATCTCTGCTAAGCTCGGGCAATAAGACAACACCAATTGCTGTCCCAACAATAGCAAGAGGTAATTGATAAATTCTATCCGCATAATAAAGATAAGATACAGCCCCTGCATTCAATGAGGCAATCATCGTCCCAACCATAACGTTAATTTGCATAGCCCCTGCCCCAATAACCCCAGGTATCATAAGCTTAAACAATTGGCGAACTGCCTTTGTTAAATGGGGGAAACGTAATTTTAAAGAAATATTCACGTGACGACAGGCCAAAGCCATCCAAATAAATTGCCCAATCCCAGAGAGCGAAACAGACCAGGCTAAAACATAGGCAGGCCACCCAAATAAAGGAATAATTCCTGCAAGAGCTATAATCATAATTATATTCAACAAAATAGGTGCCGCAGCTGCATGAACATAATGATGAAGTGCATTTAAAATACCACCCTGTAAAGCTGTAAGTGAAATAAAAAGAAGATAAGGAAATGTAATTTGGGTAAGCTTTACAGCTAAATCATATTGAACAGCATTTTGGGAAAATCCAGGAGCCAAAATACCCATCACCCACGGCATAAAAATTTGCATTAAAATGGTTAACCCCAATAAAAATGCGACCATAATTGCTAAAACCTCTTCGGCAAAGCGCTGTGCAGAGCGAAGATTTTCTTGTTCTAAAAATTTTGAGAAAATTGGAATAAATGATGAGTTAAATGCACCTTCAGCAAATAAACTCCGAAACAGATTAGGAAATCTTTGGGAAACAAAAAAAGCATCTGCAATCCAACCCGTACCTAAAACACTTGCCATTAAAATATCACGAATAAAGCCAAGAATTCTGCTAATTAATGTCCAAGAACCAACTGTTAATACCGAACGAACAAAAGTCATTTTTTACTCAACATTACCCATGGGCTCTATTAAAACTATTCATATTGATGATCCTGATAGTTTTCAATTTTACGTTTTAAAATTTTTGTTTTAAGCCCAAGAATTAATGTTGTAAAAAAGAAAAATGTAAAGGCCAAAATCATAGTTAGTAAAGGCCATATCATCGCGGGGTCAATAGAAGGACCACCCCATCGCAAAATGCTTGAAGGTTGATGTAACGTATGCCACCAATCTACGGAAAATTTGATAATTGGGACGTTTATAGCCCCTACAACAGCTAGAATAGATAGAGATTTTGCCGCTCGTTCTTGATTATTAAAAGCTTTACTTAAAAAAATAAGCCCTAAATAAATAAATAGTAAAAAAAGAAAGGATGTAAGACGTGCATCCCAAACCCACCATGTACCCCACATAGGTTTACCCCAAAAAGCACCTGAAAAAAGGGCAAGTAATGTATAGACTGTCCCAAGGGGAGCTGCGGCTTGGATTATAAGAGGGGATAGAGAATAACGCCATATTAAAAAAGCTGCCCCCGCACATGCAATAAAACAATAAACGAAAATAGATAACCAAGCAGCTGGTACATGTATATACATTAACCGCACGGCTTCCCCTTGTTGATAATCTGGGGGTGATATGATTAAAGCCCCATATAAGCCCAAGATAAATGTCACCAAAGATAATCCTAAACTATAAGGATAAATTTTATCACATAGTTTTAAAACATATTTAGGATTGTACATAAAATGCATCAAAATCTCTTATTCCAAACTATCCCGCAAGGCAATTGTCGTTGCAAAGGGTATAATAGCTAAAGCAATACATAATAGTGCAATTAAAAGTGCTATATGGCTCCATGGTGAATGATGGGTTAAAGCAGCATCAACCGCACTTACAGAAAAAATAAGGACTGGAATATAAAAAGGCAACAAGATTAAAAACAATAATAAATTTGATGATCTTGTATCTAAAACAAGGGCTGCACCAAAACTTCCGAGTAAACTTAATGTTGGCGTACCAAGTAATAAGGTAAGCAAAAGAATTTGTACGCCATCTATTGGCATATGAAGAAAAAAAGCTATCAAAGGACTTAGGAGTATTAAAGGTAATCCCACAGAAAACCAATGACAAAATATTTTAATAAACACAACCCATTCAAATGATATGGGTAAAAGTGCATATTGTTCTAATTCACCACTATGGTAATCAAAAATAAATAGACGACCAAAAGACAAAAGCATCGAAAAAAGAACCATACACCATATAAACCCACCAGAGCTATTTAAAGACCCTAGTTGATCCGTAGAAAGTGTAAAAGGGAAAATAAAAGTTGAAAGAAGAAAAAAGAGCAAAACTAACCCAATATCATGACCATGATACAAAATTAAATTAATTTCATGTTTTAAAAGTTGCTTAATCATTAAATTAAAGGGTTAAGTGAATGACATTATCTAAAGATAATTCTTGATGCATGGCCATAATAATAATTCCTTGTTTTTGACGATGCTTATTTAATAAATGCAAAAATAAATCCATACCATCGCGATCTAAATTGTCTGTAGGTTCATCTAAAACCCATAAAGGTGCCTTAGATACAACAAATCTTAATAAAGCAAGACGTCTGGCTTGGCCTTTTGATAAAAATTTACTTGGTTTATCAGCCATCGACAACAAATTCCAAGAATCTAAACTATCTTTTATAGAATTATTTTGTAGATTAAGTAATTGCCAATATTTTATATGCTGGCTTACAGTTAAATCTGAATTAAGAGCATTTTTATGACCCAAATAAATGACATCTTTATAAAAATTATTTTTATCTTTGGAAATATTTCGCCCATTCCAATTTACTTTACCTTTATTCCATTTTCTAAGCCCCATTAGGTTTTTAAGCAACGTGCTTTTACCACTTCCATTTTTACCAGAAATAACAAGAATAGAACTTGGATTTAAAGATAAATTCAAATCGCGAATAATAAAGCGATCATGCCGCATACATGTTGCATGACATATGTCTAATTTGTTATGAGAATTATAAAACATAGCACAAATATTCTGTTGGACAATGTACATACCCCTATTCTATCTTGATGTAATCAGAATAGAAAATATATCTATTTATATGCGTGTTTTACGGAAAAAAGCCAGGATATAAATATGTCCCAGAAATAAAAATACCCCCAGAAATAAAAATACCCACTGTGTTTGGGATGGGGAGATAGGGATTAGGAACACAGTGGGTTGATATTAGGCAAATCCGGTTATGGAAGATTATTATATCTTAAAATCCAGCTTAAGGGGAGGGCGCCCACTTATGAAGATATGCTGGACTGAACCGGTATGAGGGCACAATTATATTTGCCTAATATTATTAAATATGAAATTAATATAAGGTATTATTACGTCTGAATAATGGCAAAATTGTGACTTTATTCATTTTTCTCTTTAAAAATTTTCTAAAATACATCTTCACAATTTGTAAAATATGATACTATATACTTAAGAATATAAGATTCCATGCATGTGGAGAATAAAGTGCCATCCAATATCAATAGTTTAAAAACCCGCCTTCCCTTAAAAATAAATAACATTTCTTATACATATTATAGTATTGACGCTCTCAAAAAAACTCCTTTAGGTGATTTCTCCAGATTGCCATGTTCTTTAAAGATTCTTTTAGAAAATCTTTTAAGACATGAAGATGGCCAAACTGTTTCTATTAAAGATATTAAAGCTTTTAAAACATGGCTTGGCAAAAAAACATCCACACATGAAATTAATTTTTCACCTGCACGTGTTTTAATGCAGGATTTTACAGGTGTTCCGGCCATTGTGGATTTAGCAGCGATGCGGGATGCTGTTAAAACAGCAGGTGGAAATACAAAAAATATTAATCCCCTTTCTGCTGTAGATCTCGTCGTTGATCATTCTGTGATGGTTGATTATTTTGGTAATAAAGATGCGTTTAAAGCAAACGTGGCCCTTGAATATCAAAGAAATAAAGAACGTTATGAATTTTTAAGATGGGGACAAACAGCTTTCAATAATTTTCGCGTTGTCCCACCAGGTACCGGCATTTGCCATCAAGTCAATATTGAATATTTGGCCAAAGTTGTGTGGCTTGAAAAAACAAAACAAAATAATAAAATTCAAAATCTGATTTATCCTGATAGCGTCGTTGGTACAGATAGTCATACAACCATGGTAAATGGACTTTCCGTTCTTGGCTGGGGTGTAGGTGGTATTGAAGCCGAGGCAGCCATGTTAGGGCAACCTATTTCTATGACCATTCCAGAAGTTGTAGGCGTAAAATTAATTGGCACTCTGAAAGAAGGCATTACAGCTACAGATCTTGTTCTAACTATTACAGAAACGTTGCGTAAAAAAGGTGTTGTGAATAAGTTTGTTGAATTTTATGGCTCTGGTCTTTCTATGTTAACTCTTGAAGATAGGTCTACCATTGCAAATATGGCGCCAGAATATGGGGCAACATGTGGGTTTTTTCCGGTTGATCAAGAAACAATTAAATATTTAAAAGCAACAGGAAGACCCACATCCTTAATTACATTAGTTGAAACTTACGCAAAAAAACAAGGATTATGGTACAGTACAAAATCAGCTGATCCAATTTTTACTGACATTGTAGAAATTGACCTTTCACAAATAAAAACTAGTTTAGCAGGACCAAAAAGACCCCAAGACCGCGTTTCTCTTGATGCTGTCCCCCAAAATTTTACAGGATTATTAAAATCTTCCAGCCAAATTTCTAAGGATCTTCTTTATCAAGATCCACGCCCTTTACAAGATGGGGATGTGGTGATCGCAGCAATTACAAGTTGTACAAATACATCAAACCCAAATGTAATGGTTGGAGCAGGATTGCTTGCAAAAAATGCCAATAAACTAGGATTAAAAACAAAATCTTGGGTAAAAACTTCTTTGGCACCTGGATCCCAAGTAGTAAGCGATTATTTAAATAAATCAGGCTTACAAAAAGAATTAGATAAACTTGGATTTAATTTGGTGGGATATGGGTGTACAACCTGTATAGGCAATTCTGGCCCTTTATCTTCTGATATTACAGATTCTATTGTAAAAAATAACCTTATTGTATGTTCTGTACTTTCCGGCAACCGCAATTTTGAAGGAAGAATAAATCCTTTAAGCCAAGCTAATTATTTAACTTCACCAATTTTAGTAGTTGCTTATGCCCTGGCCGGCTCCATGCGTATTGATCTTACCCTAGATCCTTTGGGTTATGATAAAAAAGGCAAAGCTATTTATTTAAAAGATATTTGGCCAAGTCAACAAGAAATTCAACAAACAATTAGAAAAATTATTACCCCTAAAATGTACAGAGATCGCTATAAAAACGTTTTTGCCGGCGATGATTTTTGGAAAAAAATAAAAACACCTAAAACCCAAACCTTTGATTGGGACAAAAACTCTACCTATGTACGTCTCCCTCCCTATTTTACGGATCAACACTCACCTACCAATAAAACTTTAGATATTAAAAATGCACGTTTATTAGCGCTTTTAGGCAATAGTGTTACAACCGATCATATTTCCCCCGCAGGCTCAATTAAAAAAGATAGTCCAGCAGGATTATATCTTTTAAATAAAAAAGTAAAAATAGAAGATTTTAATTCTTATGGATCACGGCGGGGAAATCATGAAGTGATGATGCGTGGGACTTTCGCCAATATAAGATTACGTAATGAAATTGTTCCTGGCATTGAAGGGGGAATGACGCGCCATATACCATCTAATAAAGTTATGTCCATTTATGATGCTTCTATGCTCTATCAATCAACCCAAACACCATTAATTATTATAGCTGGTAAAGAATATGGAACTGGGTCTTCACGAGATTGGGCAGCCAAAGGTACCGTTCTTTTAGGGGTTAAAGCCGTTATTGCAGAAAGTTTTGAACGTATTCATCGTTCCAATTTAATTGGTATGGGGGTTTTACCTTTACAATTTCCAGACAACATAACAAAAGATTCACTTCATTTAGATGGATCAGAATTTTTTGATATTATAGGTGTCAATAATACCCGTAAACCAAGAGCAGAGCTTAATTTAATTATTAAAAGAACAAACGGCCAGATAGAAAAAATAAAATTAATATGCAAAATTAATACATTAGAGGAAGTTGAATATTATCAACATAATGGCATCTTATCCTATGTGTTGAAAAAATTTATTAAAAAGGCCGCTTAAAATTACTATGTCTTAATCACTATGTTTTAGACGTAAATTTATTTGATTCTTTTTGACGTAAATAGAGATGGGAGCCTTTTTCTTGGATAAATGATTTTCTTCTAGACGCACGACGCAAAACAAAAGATAAACTATTATCTAAATGTTCATAAGATTTTTCTAATTTTAAATCATACATGTTTGCAAGTGTAATAATTTCTTGAAAGTCTTTAATACCCCAATCAGAGTTTTGTGTTTGTAAGGCTTGATCCAAAACAATATTTTCAATCGCTATATGATGACCCTTAAGCCTTAAAGGTCCATAAAAATATACAATCCCATTATCTTTTAAAAGATGAGAAATGCCCTGCATTAATATTTTGATTAACGCAGAGGACATTTTTTGGACAATGTTAATTAATACAATCGCATCTAAATTTGCTTCTACTTTTTCAAACTGAATTTTTTGACTAGCTTCATGATCCATCATCAAAAAATCAGCCATCAAATGACTATAATAAGATGAAAAAAATTGTGCGGGCCATCTAGGTTGATGAATATCAATATCAATGGGTAAGCGTAAATTAAGAATTGCAGCTTTTTTTATTCGCTCAAAAATAATGTTTTTATAATGAGATTCATAATTACTTGGCACCCAAATTAAAGATTTCAAATGGGAGGCAAAAGATAAGGCATAATCCCCATTACCGCTTGCAATTTCTAGTAAAATGCCTTGATCAGGGATTATTCGCTGCAAGCTTTTAAGAATTATAGATCCATGCCGGTTTATAATGTCTTCGGATGTAATATCGATTTTTTTATTGTTAATCATTAGGTTAATATGATGTTACTTCAAATTTAAATTTAACGGTAGCTAACTATAAAGTTAATTCGTTAAAATTTAGTATATCAAA encodes:
- the kdpA gene encoding potassium-transporting ATPase subunit KdpA, with amino-acid sequence MIMNDIIQVIFFFLIIIFLTKPLGYYMTQVFSGQTTIFSFILNPIEKIIYRLIGIDPKQNQHWLIYAFSLIIFNLIGFLTLFSILRFQDLLPYNLHHLPALNASLAFNTALSFITNTNWQNYVGEKELSYFSQMVGLTVQNFLSAATGITVAIALIRGFSQELSSTIGNFWVDLTRCILYVLLPISFMMAFIFITQGVPQNFLPAVEVTTLENSQQIISQGPVASQLAIKMLGTNGGGFFNVNSAHPYENPNALTNFLELILMVVLGAALTNVFGRMTGNQKQGWVIFITMGILFLGSFALNYSAEIQPNPIVKDFLDQHNIPSKNMHSNMEGKEVRFGILGSTLFSTATTATSTGATNSLHTSFMPLTGFILFVNMLVGEVIFGGVGSGFYGMILFVVLSVFVAGLMIGRTPEYIGKKIEAKEMKMTILALLVSSLILLCFTALASVTSQGLAAIYNKGPHGFSEILYLFTSSVNNNGSAFTGISSNSDFYNILGGIAMFLGRYTVIIPMLSIAGSLAKKKRNQSSSGTLQTDQPLFIGLLIGIILIVGGLTYLPALTLGPITDHLMMLNHKNF
- the murJ gene encoding murein biosynthesis integral membrane protein MurJ, with amino-acid sequence MTFVRSVLTVGSWTLISRILGFIRDILMASVLGTGWIADAFFVSQRFPNLFRSLFAEGAFNSSFIPIFSKFLEQENLRSAQRFAEEVLAIMVAFLLGLTILMQIFMPWVMGILAPGFSQNAVQYDLAVKLTQITFPYLLFISLTALQGGILNALHHYVHAAAAPILLNIIMIIALAGIIPLFGWPAYVLAWSVSLSGIGQFIWMALACRHVNISLKLRFPHLTKAVRQLFKLMIPGVIGAGAMQINVMVGTMIASLNAGAVSYLYYADRIYQLPLAIVGTAIGVVLLPELSRDLAAQRIEKAMTTLNRSVEMALIFTVPAAIAFLVIPHQIIYVLFERGAFSTLATESTSLALMAYSIGLPAYVLVKVLTPLFFARHDTKTPFRFAMISLISNILFSLIFYHFIGFIGIALATSLASLINVILLIYQSIKHRYWIVDKQFIWSLPKLLACGTIMGLGLWFVGYVFVLDNQIGLLGKILYLCILIMTGFVLFIGFALLVKLIRYKDFIKMLKRTK
- a CDS encoding heme ABC transporter permease, with the translated sequence MHFMYNPKYVLKLCDKIYPYSLGLSLVTFILGLYGALIISPPDYQQGEAVRLMYIHVPAAWLSIFVYCFIACAGAAFLIWRYSLSPLIIQAAAPLGTVYTLLALFSGAFWGKPMWGTWWVWDARLTSFLFLLFIYLGLIFLSKAFNNQERAAKSLSILAVVGAINVPIIKFSVDWWHTLHQPSSILRWGGPSIDPAMIWPLLTMILAFTFFFFTTLILGLKTKILKRKIENYQDHQYE
- the ccmB gene encoding heme exporter protein CcmB, whose translation is MIKQLLKHEINLILYHGHDIGLVLLFFLLSTFIFPFTLSTDQLGSLNSSGGFIWCMVLFSMLLSFGRLFIFDYHSGELEQYALLPISFEWVVFIKIFCHWFSVGLPLILLSPLIAFFLHMPIDGVQILLLTLLLGTPTLSLLGSFGAALVLDTRSSNLLLFLILLPFYIPVLIFSVSAVDAALTHHSPWSHIALLIALLCIALAIIPFATTIALRDSLE
- the ccmA gene encoding heme ABC exporter ATP-binding protein CcmA — its product is MYIVQQNICAMFYNSHNKLDICHATCMRHDRFIIRDLNLSLNPSSILVISGKNGSGKSTLLKNLMGLRKWNKGKVNWNGRNISKDKNNFYKDVIYLGHKNALNSDLTVSQHIKYWQLLNLQNNSIKDSLDSWNLLSMADKPSKFLSKGQARRLALLRFVVSKAPLWVLDEPTDNLDRDGMDLFLHLLNKHRQKQGIIIMAMHQELSLDNVIHLTL
- the acnA gene encoding aconitate hydratase AcnA; protein product: MHVENKVPSNINSLKTRLPLKINNISYTYYSIDALKKTPLGDFSRLPCSLKILLENLLRHEDGQTVSIKDIKAFKTWLGKKTSTHEINFSPARVLMQDFTGVPAIVDLAAMRDAVKTAGGNTKNINPLSAVDLVVDHSVMVDYFGNKDAFKANVALEYQRNKERYEFLRWGQTAFNNFRVVPPGTGICHQVNIEYLAKVVWLEKTKQNNKIQNLIYPDSVVGTDSHTTMVNGLSVLGWGVGGIEAEAAMLGQPISMTIPEVVGVKLIGTLKEGITATDLVLTITETLRKKGVVNKFVEFYGSGLSMLTLEDRSTIANMAPEYGATCGFFPVDQETIKYLKATGRPTSLITLVETYAKKQGLWYSTKSADPIFTDIVEIDLSQIKTSLAGPKRPQDRVSLDAVPQNFTGLLKSSSQISKDLLYQDPRPLQDGDVVIAAITSCTNTSNPNVMVGAGLLAKNANKLGLKTKSWVKTSLAPGSQVVSDYLNKSGLQKELDKLGFNLVGYGCTTCIGNSGPLSSDITDSIVKNNLIVCSVLSGNRNFEGRINPLSQANYLTSPILVVAYALAGSMRIDLTLDPLGYDKKGKAIYLKDIWPSQQEIQQTIRKIITPKMYRDRYKNVFAGDDFWKKIKTPKTQTFDWDKNSTYVRLPPYFTDQHSPTNKTLDIKNARLLALLGNSVTTDHISPAGSIKKDSPAGLYLLNKKVKIEDFNSYGSRRGNHEVMMRGTFANIRLRNEIVPGIEGGMTRHIPSNKVMSIYDASMLYQSTQTPLIIIAGKEYGTGSSRDWAAKGTVLLGVKAVIAESFERIHRSNLIGMGVLPLQFPDNITKDSLHLDGSEFFDIIGVNNTRKPRAELNLIIKRTNGQIEKIKLICKINTLEEVEYYQHNGILSYVLKKFIKKAA
- a CDS encoding DUF938 domain-containing protein, which translates into the protein MINNKKIDITSEDIINRHGSIILKSLQRIIPDQGILLEIASGNGDYALSFASHLKSLIWVPSNYESHYKNIIFERIKKAAILNLRLPIDIDIHQPRWPAQFFSSYYSHLMADFLMMDHEASQKIQFEKVEANLDAIVLINIVQKMSSALIKILMQGISHLLKDNGIVYFYGPLRLKGHHIAIENIVLDQALQTQNSDWGIKDFQEIITLANMYDLKLEKSYEHLDNSLSFVLRRASRRKSFIQEKGSHLYLRQKESNKFTSKT